The Victivallis sp. Marseille-Q1083 DNA window ACAGTACCAGATCAGCCGGTTGGAATTGCGTTGCAGATTGACTGCCGCCGGCAGGGTTGCCCACAGCAACGCCATCGCGATGATGCTCAACAGCAATTCCCCCTGGGTGGCGAAAATATTGTAAATCGAACCCCAGATCATCAGGGCCGGCAGCAGTGTCATCAGCGAATACTGCAACAGGGTGAACAGCATGAACCAGCGTCGCGCGTCCAGCCAATCGAAGTCCTTGAAGATGAAGGTGTACATTTTTAGATTTTCCCGGATGTTGCTGCGTTCCCAACGCAGCAGCATTTTGGAAAAACCCCAATAACTTTCCGGGACATTGGTGGTGATGAAAGCCGAACGCTGCATGACTACCCCATAGCCCTGCTTCAAAATCAGATTGGTCATCGCCCGGTCCTCGCCGATGCCGGCCGGCTGGCCCATGAAACACTGTTCCAGCCAGCCGGTCAATACCGGCATCACCACCGAACGCCGGTAGGCGCTCAACGCTCCGGGCGTGCAGAAGACGCTTTTGAACACACTTTGGCCGCCGCGGATGAAATCGAAGGCGAAAGTGAAACCGGCATCCAGCATCGGCGGAAAAATGCCGCAGGCGGAATTGGCCACCCGGACGTTGCCGGCCACCGCGCCGATCGACGAATCGCGGACAAAGGGACTGACCATGCGCGCCAGGGCATCCGGCTCGACCATCGAATCGCTGTCCACGGTGATGAAAATTTCGCCGCTGCCGCTGGAGAAACCGCGGTAAAGTGCATAACGCTTGCCATGATTTTCCGGACAATCGATCACCCGGATCCGGCCCTTGAAATGGTTGGCGGCTATCCGCATCCAGCGCAGCGTATCATCGATGCTGCCGTCGTTGACGGCGATGATTTCCAACTTATCGGCCGGATAATTGCTCCGGCAGATGCTTTCGAGCGCTTCGGAAATATGTTCGCCTTCATTGTACGCCGGAATGATCACAGTGCATTTCGGCAGCTCTTCCGGCGGAACGGGCGGAATTTCCCGATAGAAGTGATAACGGGCAATCGCGATGACGAAAAAATAACTCAGCGGCCAGAACAGCAGTAGCAGCGACAGTCCCAGAGTCCAGCGGTGAAAGGAGTTGTTTTCTTCCACCCAGCAGTCATAATACTGACTGCAGATGAATACCGCCAGGCCAAAGACCATTATCAGGACCACTACCCGGCCCAACTGTTTCCAGCACCACATGCTATGCCACCAAAATTTCCCTCGCTTAAAGAAGTTTACTATAGCATACTTTTCATTAAAGACAACCGAAACTTTATTTTGGACCGCATTCCGGTCGTTCAGACGATCGTATAACCGCCGTCGGCCAGCCAATTCGCCCCGACGACAAAGCTGGCGTCGTCACTGGCCAGGAAGAGCACCACCCGGGCGATCTCCTCCGGTCGGCCGAAGCGCTTCAGCGGCTGCAGGGCCTTGAAGCTTTCCAGCCCCTTTTGCAGGTCGCCGGTATCGCGGGCGCCGTCATATAAGCCGGGCGTTTCGGTCGTGCCGGGCGCGACGGCGTTCACCCTGATTCCGTACGGCAATAAAGCGACAGCGGCGGCGCGGGTCAGCGAGGCGACCCCGCCCTTGGAGGCGTGATAAGCCAGGTAGCCCGGCGAACCGACGACGGCGAATGTCGAAGAGAAATTGACGATGACACCGGGCTTCCGCTGGTCGATCATGATTCTGGCGGCATCGCGCAGGAAGCGAAAAGCGCCGGTCAGATTGATGTTGATCACCTCTTCGAATTCGGCATCGCTGGTTTCCAGCAGCGGTTTGTTCAACTGGACCGCCGCGTCGTTGACCAGAATGTCGACCGTGCCGTATTCCCGCAGCACCGCCTGTAACGCCTCGCCGACCTGCCGGCCGTTTCCGACATCGCAGCAAACCCCAAACGCCCGGCCGCCGTGCTGCCGGATGGCTTGAACGGTCGCCTCGCCGGCCGGCCGGTCACGGTCGACCACCGCCACCCGGGCGCCTTCCCGGGCGAATAATTCGGCGGTCGCCCGGCCAATTCCCCTGCCGGCTCCGGTAATGACGGCAACTTTGTCCTGTAATTTCATTTCTGCTCCCGGTTTCAATGGTTGTGTCGTTCGCACGACGTTTAAAATTCACAATGTTTGCCGGAAACGCTGCCGATCCAGGCAATGTCGCCGGCGGAAATTTCAAACTCCTTGCCGGCCGGATTGTCACTGGTCAGCAGGATGATTTCGCCGATCCGGCGATAACGTTTACAGACGATACAGTCCGGATATTTGGCGCAGTCGCCGAATTTGACGACGACGATTTTGCCGTTGCCGATCTCTTCCAGCGTAAAGCGCTGCTCGCAAAAGATGATTTCACCGTCCAGGATGGTCGGTTCCATCGACTGCCCGGTCACCCGGAATGCCTGGGTGTGGCGCCGGGTGCCCATCGGCGCCGGCACGGTTTCGGTCTGCACCGGATCCCAATGCGCCAGGACCGCCTGCTCATCGCCGCAAAGCAATTCGATGTGGCCGGCCGCATTG harbors:
- a CDS encoding glycosyltransferase gives rise to the protein MWCWKQLGRVVVLIMVFGLAVFICSQYYDCWVEENNSFHRWTLGLSLLLLFWPLSYFFVIAIARYHFYREIPPVPPEELPKCTVIIPAYNEGEHISEALESICRSNYPADKLEIIAVNDGSIDDTLRWMRIAANHFKGRIRVIDCPENHGKRYALYRGFSSGSGEIFITVDSDSMVEPDALARMVSPFVRDSSIGAVAGNVRVANSACGIFPPMLDAGFTFAFDFIRGGQSVFKSVFCTPGALSAYRRSVVMPVLTGWLEQCFMGQPAGIGEDRAMTNLILKQGYGVVMQRSAFITTNVPESYWGFSKMLLRWERSNIRENLKMYTFIFKDFDWLDARRWFMLFTLLQYSLMTLLPALMIWGSIYNIFATQGELLLSIIAMALLWATLPAAVNLQRNSNRLIWYCYFYGIFHVLTLFWLVPYAVLTVRNSNWMTRMKSNSAGKL
- a CDS encoding SDR family NAD(P)-dependent oxidoreductase: MKLQDKVAVITGAGRGIGRATAELFAREGARVAVVDRDRPAGEATVQAIRQHGGRAFGVCCDVGNGRQVGEALQAVLREYGTVDILVNDAAVQLNKPLLETSDAEFEEVININLTGAFRFLRDAARIMIDQRKPGVIVNFSSTFAVVGSPGYLAYHASKGGVASLTRAAAVALLPYGIRVNAVAPGTTETPGLYDGARDTGDLQKGLESFKALQPLKRFGRPEEIARVVLFLASDDASFVVGANWLADGGYTIV